Proteins from a genomic interval of Streptococcus sp. D7B5:
- a CDS encoding fructose-specific PTS transporter subunit EIIC — protein MKIQDLLRKDVMLLDLQATEKTAVIEEMIKSLVDHGYVTDFETFKEGILAREALTSTGLGDGIAMPHSKNSAVKEATVLFAKSNKGVDYESLDGQPTDLFFMIAAPEGANDTHLAALAELSQYLMKDGFADKLRQVTSADQVIELFDQASEKAEEPVQAPANDSGDFIVAVTACTTGIAHTYMAQEALQKVAAELGVGIKVETNGASGVGNQLTAEDIRNAKAVIIAADKAVEMDRFDGKPLVNRPVADGIRKTEELINLALSGDAEVYRAANGAKAATASNEKQGLGGAFYKHLMSGVSQMLPFVIGGGIMIALAFLIDGAFGVPQDSLGNLGSYHELASMFMKIGGAAFGLMLPVFAGYVAYSIAEKPGLVAGFVAGAIAKEGFAFGKIPYAAGGEATSTLAGVSSGFLGALVGGFIAGALVLAIKKYVKVPRSLEGAKSILILPLFGTILTGFVMLAVNIPMAAINTAMNDFLGGLGGGSAVLLGIVLGGMMAVDMGGPVNKAAYVFGTGTLAATVSSGGSVAMAAVMAGGMVPPLAIFVATLLFKDKFTKEERNSGLTNIIMGLSFITEGAIPFGAADPARAIPSFILGSAVAGGLVGLAGIKLMAPHGGIFVIALTSNALLYLAFVLVGAIVSGVVYGYLRKPQA, from the coding sequence ATGAAAATTCAAGACCTATTGAGAAAAGATGTCATGTTGCTGGATTTACAGGCAACAGAAAAGACAGCTGTCATCGAAGAGATGATTAAAAGTTTGGTAGATCACGGTTATGTGACGGATTTTGAAACCTTTAAAGAAGGAATCTTAGCGCGTGAAGCTCTCACTTCCACTGGTTTGGGTGACGGAATTGCTATGCCTCACAGCAAGAACTCTGCTGTCAAAGAAGCAACGGTTCTCTTTGCTAAGTCAAACAAGGGTGTTGACTACGAAAGCTTGGATGGGCAACCAACAGACCTCTTCTTCATGATTGCAGCTCCAGAAGGTGCCAATGATACTCACTTGGCAGCCTTGGCAGAATTGTCTCAATACTTGATGAAAGACGGTTTTGCTGACAAACTTCGTCAAGTAACATCAGCTGATCAAGTTATTGAACTTTTTGACCAAGCTTCAGAAAAAGCTGAGGAACCTGTTCAAGCACCTGCTAATGACTCTGGCGACTTTATCGTAGCTGTTACAGCTTGTACGACAGGTATTGCCCACACTTACATGGCTCAAGAAGCCCTTCAAAAAGTGGCTGCTGAATTGGGTGTTGGTATCAAGGTTGAAACCAATGGTGCAAGCGGAGTCGGCAACCAACTAACTGCAGAGGACATCCGCAATGCTAAAGCTGTTATCATCGCAGCAGACAAAGCTGTTGAGATGGATCGTTTCGATGGCAAACCATTGGTTAATCGTCCAGTTGCAGACGGTATCCGTAAGACAGAAGAATTGATCAACTTGGCTCTTTCAGGAGATGCTGAAGTTTACCGTGCTGCTAATGGAGCAAAAGCTGCAACAGCATCTAATGAAAAACAAGGCCTTGGTGGTGCCTTCTACAAACACTTGATGAGTGGTGTATCTCAAATGTTGCCATTCGTTATCGGTGGTGGTATCATGATTGCCCTCGCCTTCTTAATCGACGGAGCTTTTGGTGTGCCGCAAGATAGTCTTGGCAATCTCGGATCCTACCATGAGCTCGCTTCCATGTTCATGAAAATCGGTGGGGCTGCCTTTGGCTTGATGCTTCCAGTCTTTGCAGGATATGTAGCCTACTCTATCGCTGAAAAACCAGGTTTGGTAGCTGGTTTCGTTGCTGGTGCTATTGCCAAAGAAGGTTTTGCCTTTGGTAAAATTCCTTATGCCGCAGGTGGTGAAGCAACTTCAACTCTTGCAGGTGTCTCATCTGGTTTCCTAGGTGCCCTTGTTGGTGGATTTATCGCAGGTGCCTTGGTTCTTGCTATCAAGAAATACGTTAAAGTTCCTCGTTCACTTGAAGGTGCTAAATCTATCCTTATCCTACCGCTTTTCGGAACAATCTTGACAGGATTTGTTATGTTGGCTGTCAATATTCCAATGGCAGCAATCAACACTGCTATGAATGACTTCCTAGGTGGTCTTGGAGGAGGTTCAGCTGTCCTTCTTGGTATCGTTCTTGGAGGCATGATGGCTGTTGATATGGGTGGGCCAGTTAATAAAGCGGCTTATGTCTTTGGTACTGGTACGCTTGCAGCGACTGTTTCTTCAGGTGGTTCTGTAGCAATGGCAGCAGTTATGGCTGGCGGAATGGTGCCACCACTTGCCATCTTTGTCGCAACCCTTCTTTTCAAAGATAAATTTACCAAAGAAGAACGCAACTCTGGTTTGACAAACATCATCATGGGCTTGTCATTTATCACTGAGGGAGCGATTCCATTTGGTGCCGCTGACCCAGCTCGTGCGATTCCAAGCTTCATCCTTGGTTCAGCAGTAGCGGGCGGACTCGTTGGTCTTGCAGGTATTAAACTCATGGCGCCCCACGGAGGAATCTTCGTCATCGCTCTTACTTCAAATGCCCTTCTCTACCTTGCCTTTGTCTTGGTTGGCGCAATTGTAAGTGGTGTGGTTTATGGCTACCTACGCAAACCACAAGCATAA
- a CDS encoding DNA translocase FtsK, which yields MANKNTTKTRRRPSKAELERKQAIQRMLISLGIALLLIIAALKLGAAGVTLYNLIRLVVGSLAYVAIGGLLIYLFLFKWIRKQEGLLSGFLCIFAGLLLIFEAYLVWKYGLEQSVLKGTLSQVMTDLTGMRVTSFAGGGLLGVGLYIPISFLFSNIGSYFIGVLLILVGALLVSPWSIYDVAAFIGAQFRSFMEKQEQRKQERFIKREEEKARQEAEEAARIQREQEEQDALPLPPVDPETGEILSEVPDYDFPPIPEEEWIEPEIILPQTDFDVPDVEEDFEDEEVQVDFSAKEALEYKLPSLQLFAPDKPKDQSKEKKIVRENIKILEETFASFGIKVTVERAEIGPSVTKYEVKPAVGVRVNRISNLADDLALALAAKDVRIEAPIPGKSLVGIEVPNSEIATVSFRELWEQSQTKPENLLEIPLGKAVNGTARTFDLSKMPHLLVAGSTGSGKSVAVNGIIASILMKARPDQVKFMMVDPKMVELSVYNDIPHLLIPVVTNPRKASKALQKVVDEMENRYELFAKVGVRNIAGYNAKVEEYNSQSEYKQVPLPLIVVIVDELADLMMVASKEVEDAIIRLGQKARAAGIHMILATQRPSVDVISGLIKANVPSRVAFAVSSGTDSRTILDENGAEKLLGRGDMLFKPIDENHPVRLQGSFISDDDVERIVNFIKAQADADYDESFDPGEVSENEGEFSDGEAGGDPLFEEAKALVIETQKASASMIQRRLSVGFNRATRLMEELEMAGVIGPAEGTKPRKVLQQ from the coding sequence ATGGCAAACAAGAATACTACAAAAACAAGACGGAGACCGTCTAAAGCAGAACTCGAAAGAAAACAGGCTATCCAGAGGATGTTGATTTCCTTAGGAATTGCCTTATTGTTGATTATTGCAGCCCTCAAACTCGGCGCGGCAGGTGTCACGCTTTACAATCTCATTCGACTGGTTGTCGGAAGTTTGGCCTATGTGGCCATTGGTGGCCTCCTCATCTATCTTTTTCTTTTTAAATGGATTCGCAAGCAAGAGGGACTTCTGTCAGGATTTCTTTGTATCTTCGCTGGCTTGCTCTTGATTTTTGAGGCCTACTTGGTATGGAAATATGGCTTGGAGCAATCAGTTCTAAAAGGGACCCTGTCTCAAGTTATGACGGACCTGACTGGTATGCGAGTGACTAGCTTCGCTGGTGGAGGCTTGCTTGGTGTTGGACTCTATATCCCCATATCCTTTCTTTTCTCAAATATCGGATCGTACTTTATTGGAGTTCTCTTGATTCTAGTTGGGGCACTCTTGGTTAGTCCCTGGTCTATTTATGATGTTGCTGCCTTTATTGGAGCTCAGTTTAGATCCTTCATGGAAAAACAGGAACAGAGAAAACAGGAACGCTTCATCAAGAGAGAAGAAGAGAAGGCTCGTCAAGAAGCTGAAGAAGCAGCCAGAATTCAGAGAGAACAAGAAGAACAGGATGCGCTGCCGCTTCCTCCTGTAGATCCTGAAACGGGAGAAATCTTATCTGAAGTACCAGACTACGATTTCCCACCAATTCCTGAGGAAGAGTGGATCGAACCAGAGATTATCCTCCCTCAAACTGATTTTGACGTTCCAGATGTGGAAGAAGATTTTGAGGATGAAGAGGTTCAGGTTGATTTTTCTGCCAAGGAAGCCCTCGAATACAAGCTACCAAGCTTGCAACTCTTTGCACCAGATAAACCCAAAGATCAGTCCAAGGAAAAGAAGATTGTTCGAGAAAATATCAAAATCCTAGAAGAAACCTTTGCTAGCTTTGGTATCAAGGTGACGGTAGAACGGGCTGAAATTGGGCCATCAGTTACCAAGTATGAAGTCAAGCCTGCAGTCGGTGTACGGGTTAACCGCATTTCCAATCTGGCAGACGACTTAGCGCTGGCTCTGGCGGCCAAGGATGTTCGGATTGAGGCTCCGATCCCTGGTAAATCCTTAGTCGGAATTGAAGTACCCAACTCTGAGATTGCGACCGTTTCCTTCCGTGAACTCTGGGAACAGTCTCAAACTAAACCAGAAAATCTCCTCGAAATTCCTCTAGGTAAGGCTGTCAATGGAACTGCTCGCACCTTTGACCTTTCCAAGATGCCCCACCTACTCGTTGCAGGTTCGACGGGATCAGGGAAGTCAGTCGCAGTTAACGGTATTATTGCCAGCATTCTGATGAAAGCAAGACCAGATCAGGTCAAGTTTATGATGGTGGATCCAAAGATGGTTGAGTTATCCGTTTACAATGACATTCCTCACCTCTTGATTCCAGTTGTGACCAATCCACGCAAGGCCAGCAAGGCTCTGCAAAAGGTTGTGGATGAGATGGAAAACCGTTATGAACTCTTCGCTAAGGTTGGTGTGCGAAATATCGCTGGTTACAATGCCAAGGTCGAGGAATATAATAGCCAATCTGAGTACAAACAAGTACCCCTGCCTTTGATTGTTGTCATTGTAGATGAGTTGGCAGACCTCATGATGGTGGCTAGCAAGGAAGTAGAAGATGCCATCATTCGTCTCGGACAGAAGGCGCGTGCTGCAGGGATTCACATGATTCTCGCAACGCAACGTCCATCGGTTGATGTTATCTCTGGTCTTATCAAGGCCAATGTCCCATCTCGTGTGGCTTTTGCAGTTTCATCAGGTACAGATTCACGAACCATCTTGGATGAGAATGGGGCTGAAAAACTGCTTGGTCGAGGAGACATGCTCTTTAAACCAATCGATGAAAATCACCCAGTCCGTCTGCAAGGATCCTTTATCTCAGATGATGATGTCGAACGTATCGTAAACTTCATCAAGGCTCAGGCGGATGCGGACTACGATGAGAGTTTTGACCCAGGTGAGGTTTCTGAAAATGAAGGAGAATTTTCAGATGGTGAAGCTGGCGGCGATCCGCTTTTTGAAGAAGCTAAGGCTCTGGTTATCGAAACGCAGAAAGCCAGTGCTTCGATGATTCAGCGTCGTTTGTCGGTTGGATTTAACCGTGCGACCCGCCTTATGGAAGAACTCGAAATGGCAGGTGTCATCGGTCCAGCTGAGGGAACCAAACCACGAAAAGTATTGCAACAATAA
- a CDS encoding DUF6556 family protein has product MSNYHRTSKPKTEHIKKGFTVFQKTIATIGSILGLITATITIMNAMDNNKNNKKEPTTTQTTVVKEIQKEAPQENTTPNKDNTSTKENTSQEETPQSNKKEEQKEEKKTTTQDSSTPSSTKETTDSGNSSKTTSSENKSNQ; this is encoded by the coding sequence ATGTCTAACTATCATAGAACTTCAAAACCAAAAACAGAACACATCAAAAAGGGATTTACTGTCTTTCAAAAAACGATTGCTACCATCGGTAGTATCCTTGGCCTCATCACCGCTACTATCACCATCATGAACGCCATGGATAATAACAAAAACAACAAAAAAGAACCGACGACAACCCAAACAACTGTTGTCAAGGAAATTCAAAAAGAAGCCCCTCAGGAGAATACTACTCCTAACAAGGACAACACTTCTACTAAAGAAAATACCTCTCAGGAAGAAACTCCTCAATCCAATAAAAAGGAAGAGCAAAAAGAAGAGAAGAAAACAACAACTCAGGATTCTTCTACACCTTCCTCAACAAAAGAAACAACTGATAGTGGAAACTCGTCCAAAACGACTAGTTCCGAAAACAAAAGCAATCAATAA
- a CDS encoding cysteine desulfurase family protein, with protein sequence MIYFDNSATTKPYPEALETYMQVASKIVGNPSSLHRLGDQATRILDASRQQIADLIGKKSDEIFFTSGGTEGDNWVIKGVAFEKAQFGKHIIVSAIEHPAVKESALWLKGQGFEVDFAPVDSRGFVDVEALGALIRPDTTLVSIMAVNNEIGSIQPIEAISKLLADKPTISFHVDAVQALAKIPTEKYLTDRVDFATFSSHKFHGVRGVGFVYIKSGKRIMPLLTGGGQEGDYRSTTENVAGIAATAKALRLAMENLDLFTAKTSQMKAVIRQALLDYPDIFVFSDEEDFAPHILTFGIKGVRGEVIVHAFEDYDIFISTTSACSSKAGKPAGTLIAMGVDKDKAQSAVRLSLDLENDMSQVEQFLTKLKLIYNQTRKVR encoded by the coding sequence ATGATCTACTTTGATAATTCGGCGACAACCAAGCCTTATCCTGAAGCACTTGAAACTTACATGCAGGTCGCTTCAAAAATTGTAGGAAATCCATCCAGTCTCCATCGTTTGGGAGACCAGGCAACACGAATTTTAGATGCTTCCCGGCAGCAAATTGCAGATTTGATTGGCAAGAAGAGTGATGAAATCTTCTTTACTTCTGGAGGAACAGAAGGGGATAACTGGGTCATCAAAGGTGTGGCCTTTGAAAAAGCCCAGTTTGGCAAGCACATCATCGTATCAGCCATTGAACATCCAGCAGTCAAGGAATCAGCCCTCTGGCTGAAAGGTCAAGGTTTTGAGGTGGATTTTGCTCCAGTTGATAGCAGAGGGTTTGTGGATGTTGAGGCTCTAGGAGCTTTGATACGACCTGATACGACCCTCGTCTCCATTATGGCGGTAAACAACGAAATTGGGTCTATTCAACCTATTGAGGCCATCTCAAAACTGTTGGCAGACAAGCCAACTATTTCCTTCCACGTTGATGCAGTTCAGGCACTCGCTAAGATTCCGACTGAAAAATATCTGACAGATCGTGTAGATTTTGCGACCTTCTCAAGTCATAAATTTCATGGTGTCAGAGGTGTTGGATTTGTCTATATCAAGTCTGGTAAGAGGATCATGCCTCTTTTAACTGGTGGTGGTCAAGAGGGAGACTATCGTTCGACAACTGAAAATGTGGCAGGGATTGCTGCAACAGCCAAAGCTCTCCGTTTGGCTATGGAAAATCTAGACTTATTTACTGCTAAGACAAGCCAGATGAAGGCAGTCATTCGTCAAGCCCTTCTGGATTATCCAGATATTTTTGTCTTTTCAGATGAGGAAGACTTTGCCCCTCATATCCTGACTTTTGGGATTAAGGGTGTTCGTGGTGAAGTCATCGTTCACGCCTTTGAAGACTATGATATTTTCATTTCCACAACCTCTGCTTGTTCGTCCAAGGCAGGGAAACCTGCGGGGACCTTGATTGCCATGGGAGTGGACAAAGATAAGGCCCAGTCAGCTGTGCGTCTAAGCCTAGACTTGGAAAATGATATGAGTCAAGTCGAGCAGTTCTTGACCAAGCTAAAATTAATTTACAATCAAACTAGAAAAGTAAGATAG
- the thiI gene encoding tRNA uracil 4-sulfurtransferase ThiI, which translates to MQYSEIMIRYGELSTKHKNRMRFINKLRNNISDVLSIYPQVKVTADRDRAHAYLNGADYTAVAESLKQVFGIQNFSPVYKIEKSVEVLKSAVQEIMKEIYKEGMTFKITSKRSDHNFELDSRELNQTLGGAVFEAIPNVQAQMKNPDINLQVEIREEAAYLSYETFRGAGGLPVGSSGKGMLMLSGGIDSPVAGYLALKRGVDIEAVHFASPPYTSPGALKKAHDLTRKLTKFGGNIQFIEVPFTEIQEEIKAKAPEAYLMTLTRRFMMRITDRIREVRNGLVIINGESLGQVASQTLESMQTINAVTSTPVIRPVVTMDKLEIIDIAQEIDTFEISIQPFEDCCTIFAPDRPKTNPKIENAEQYEKRMDVEGLVERAVAGIMITEITPQVEKDEVDNLIDNLL; encoded by the coding sequence ATGCAGTATTCAGAAATTATGATTCGTTACGGAGAATTGTCAACCAAGCACAAAAATCGTATGCGTTTCATCAATAAACTTCGTAATAATATTTCAGACGTTTTGTCCATCTATCCCCAAGTTAAGGTAACCGCAGATCGCGACCGTGCCCACGCTTACCTCAATGGAGCTGATTACACAGCAGTAGCAGAATCACTCAAACAAGTCTTTGGAATTCAAAATTTTTCTCCTGTGTATAAGATTGAAAAGTCAGTGGAAGTTCTGAAGTCTGCTGTCCAAGAGATTATGAAGGAAATCTATAAGGAAGGGATGACCTTTAAAATCACTAGTAAGCGAAGCGACCACAACTTTGAATTGGATAGTCGTGAACTGAATCAAACTCTTGGTGGAGCTGTTTTCGAGGCCATTCCAAACGTGCAAGCTCAGATGAAAAATCCAGATATTAATCTTCAGGTTGAGATTCGAGAAGAGGCTGCCTATCTTTCCTATGAAACTTTTCGTGGAGCAGGAGGATTACCTGTGGGAAGTTCTGGTAAAGGTATGCTCATGTTGTCAGGAGGGATTGACTCACCTGTAGCAGGTTATCTAGCTCTTAAACGTGGGGTAGATATTGAGGCGGTTCACTTTGCCAGCCCGCCATATACTAGTCCTGGTGCCCTCAAGAAAGCACACGATTTGACTCGAAAATTGACCAAGTTTGGTGGCAATATCCAGTTTATCGAGGTGCCTTTTACAGAGATTCAAGAGGAAATCAAGGCTAAAGCGCCAGAAGCCTACCTCATGACCTTGACCCGTCGTTTTATGATGCGCATTACCGACCGTATTCGAGAGGTGAGAAATGGTTTAGTTATCATCAATGGGGAAAGTCTTGGTCAAGTAGCTAGCCAGACCTTGGAAAGCATGCAGACTATCAACGCTGTGACCAGCACTCCAGTCATTCGTCCCGTGGTTACGATGGACAAGTTGGAAATCATTGACATCGCGCAGGAAATCGATACTTTTGAAATTTCAATCCAGCCTTTTGAAGACTGCTGTACTATTTTTGCGCCTGACCGTCCTAAGACCAATCCTAAGATAGAGAATGCAGAGCAGTATGAAAAACGCATGGATGTTGAAGGCTTGGTTGAGCGAGCAGTGGCTGGTATCATGATTACTGAAATCACTCCCCAGGTTGAAAAAGATGAAGTCGATAACTTGATTGACAATCTCCTCTAA
- a CDS encoding alpha/beta hydrolase: protein MNHSYFYLKMKEHKLKVPYTGKERRVRVLLPKDYEKDTDRFYPVVYFHDGQNVFYSKESYIGHSWKIIPAIKRNPDISRMIVVAIDNDGMGRMNEYAAWKFQESPIPGQQFGGKGVEYAEFVMEVVKPFIDETYRTKADRQHTAMIGSSLGGNITQFIGLEYQDRIGCLGVFSSANWLHQEAFNRYIERKKLSPEQRIFIYVGTEEADDTDKTLMAGNIKQAYIDSSLRYYRDLIAGGVHLDNLVLKVQSGAIHSEIPWSENLPDCLRFFAEKW, encoded by the coding sequence ATGAATCATTCCTACTTTTACTTAAAAATGAAAGAACACAAACTCAAGGTTCCTTATACTGGAAAAGAGCGTCGTGTGCGTGTGCTCCTGCCAAAGGATTATGAGAAAGACACAGACCGTTTTTACCCTGTTGTTTACTTTCATGATGGGCAAAATGTCTTTTACAGCAAGGAGTCCTATATCGGACACTCTTGGAAGATTATTCCAGCCATTAAGCGGAATCCTGACATCAGTCGCATGATTGTTGTTGCTATTGACAATGATGGTATGGGACGGATGAATGAGTATGCGGCTTGGAAGTTTCAAGAATCTCCTATCCCAGGCCAGCAGTTTGGTGGTAAGGGTGTGGAGTATGCCGAGTTTGTCATGGAAGTGGTCAAGCCTTTTATCGATGAAACCTATCGTACCAAAGCTGATCGCCAGCATACGGCTATGATTGGTTCGTCACTAGGAGGCAATATTACTCAGTTTATCGGACTAGAGTACCAAGACCGAATTGGTTGTCTAGGTGTCTTCTCATCTGCTAACTGGCTTCACCAAGAAGCCTTTAACCGCTATATCGAGCGCAAGAAATTGTCGCCTGAACAGCGCATTTTCATCTATGTTGGAACAGAAGAAGCGGATGATACGGACAAGACCCTGATGGCTGGCAATATCAAGCAAGCCTATATCGACTCGTCGCTTCGCTATTACCGTGATTTGATTGCAGGTGGAGTACACTTGGATAATCTTGTCTTGAAAGTTCAGTCTGGTGCTATCCATAGTGAGATTCCATGGTCGGAAAATTTACCAGACTGTCTCCGATTTTTTGCAGAGAAATGGTAA
- a CDS encoding esterase family protein, which translates to MHIENLSHWSGNLNREMYLNRYGHAGIPVVVFASSGGSHNEYYDFGMINACASFIEEGRVQFFTLSSVDSESWLATWKNGHDQAEMHRAYERYVIEEAIPFIKHKTGWFDGMMTTGCSMGAYHALNFFLQHPDVFTKVIALSGVYDARFFVGDYYNDDAIYQNSPVDYIWNQNDGWFIDRYRQAEIVVCTGLGAWEQDGLPSFYKLKEAFDQKQIPAWFAEWGHDVAHDWEWWRKQMPYFLGHLYL; encoded by the coding sequence ATGCATATTGAAAACCTCAGCCACTGGAGTGGCAATCTCAACCGTGAAATGTACCTCAACCGTTATGGACACGCTGGGATTCCAGTTGTTGTTTTTGCTTCATCTGGTGGTAGTCACAACGAATACTATGATTTTGGCATGATTAATGCCTGTGCTTCCTTTATCGAAGAAGGCCGTGTTCAGTTCTTTACGCTATCCAGTGTGGACAGTGAGAGCTGGTTGGCTACTTGGAAAAATGGTCATGACCAGGCGGAGATGCACCGCGCCTACGAACGCTATGTGATTGAGGAGGCCATTCCTTTTATCAAGCACAAGACAGGTTGGTTTGATGGCATGATGACGACAGGTTGCTCAATGGGAGCCTACCATGCACTCAATTTCTTTCTCCAGCATCCAGATGTCTTTACCAAGGTGATTGCCCTCAGTGGTGTTTACGACGCACGTTTCTTCGTTGGCGATTACTACAACGACGATGCAATTTACCAAAACTCACCAGTAGATTATATCTGGAATCAAAACGACGGATGGTTTATCGATCGTTACCGTCAGGCAGAAATCGTCGTTTGTACGGGCCTTGGTGCCTGGGAACAAGACGGTCTACCATCCTTCTACAAGCTCAAAGAAGCCTTTGACCAGAAACAAATTCCAGCCTGGTTTGCTGAATGGGGACACGATGTCGCCCACGACTGGGAATGGTGGCGTAAACAAATGCCCTATTTTCTTGGACACCTGTATCTATAA
- a CDS encoding ATP-grasp domain-containing protein encodes MNYLVISPYYPQNFQQFTIELANKGITVLGIGQEPYEQLDEPLRNSLTEYFRVDNLENIDEVKRAVAFLFYKHGPIDRIESHNEYWLELDATLREQFNVFGAKPEDLKKTKYKSEMKKLFKKAGVPVVPGAVIQTEADVDKAVNEIGLPMIAKPDNGVGAAATFKLETEDDVNHFKAEWDHSTVYFFEKFVTSSEICTFDGLVDKDGNIVFSTTFDYAHTPLDLMIYKMDNSYYVLKDMDPKLRKYGEAIVKEFGMKERFFHIEFFRDGDDYIAIEYNNRPAGGFTIDVYNFAHSLDLYRGYAAIVAGEEFPASEFEPQYCLATSRRANANYVYSEEDLLAKYSQQFKVKKIMPAAFAELQGDYLYMLTTPSRQEMEQMIADFGQRQE; translated from the coding sequence ATGAATTACCTTGTTATTTCTCCCTACTATCCGCAAAACTTTCAACAGTTTACCATCGAGCTAGCTAATAAAGGCATCACAGTCTTGGGAATTGGTCAGGAGCCCTACGAACAACTTGATGAACCTTTGCGCAATAGCCTGACTGAGTATTTCCGTGTAGATAATCTTGAAAACATAGACGAAGTCAAACGTGCTGTTGCCTTTCTGTTCTACAAGCATGGACCAATCGATCGCATCGAGTCCCACAATGAATACTGGCTTGAGCTGGACGCAACACTTCGTGAGCAATTTAATGTCTTTGGTGCCAAACCAGAGGATCTCAAAAAGACCAAATATAAGTCTGAGATGAAGAAACTTTTCAAAAAAGCAGGTGTCCCTGTGGTACCTGGTGCTGTTATCCAGACGGAAGCAGATGTGGATAAAGCAGTGAACGAAATCGGTCTACCAATGATTGCCAAACCTGATAATGGAGTGGGAGCGGCAGCAACCTTTAAGCTTGAGACAGAAGACGATGTAAATCACTTTAAGGCTGAATGGGACCATTCAACCGTTTATTTCTTTGAAAAATTTGTCACTTCTAGCGAAATCTGCACCTTTGATGGGCTTGTGGACAAGGATGGCAACATCGTCTTTTCAACGACTTTCGACTACGCCCATACACCACTTGATCTGATGATTTATAAGATGGACAATTCCTACTATGTACTCAAGGATATGGATCCCAAACTGCGCAAGTATGGCGAGGCCATTGTCAAGGAATTTGGTATGAAAGAGCGCTTTTTCCATATCGAGTTTTTCCGTGACGGGGATGACTACATTGCCATTGAGTACAATAACCGTCCTGCAGGTGGCTTTACCATTGATGTTTATAACTTTGCCCACTCCTTGGATCTCTACCGAGGTTATGCAGCTATTGTCGCAGGAGAAGAGTTCCCAGCATCAGAATTTGAACCTCAATACTGTCTAGCTACTTCACGTCGTGCCAATGCAAATTATGTCTATTCAGAAGAAGACTTGCTTGCTAAGTACAGCCAGCAATTCAAGGTCAAAAAAATCATGCCAGCAGCCTTTGCAGAGCTACAAGGGGACTACCTTTATATGTTGACCACTCCGAGTCGCCAAGAGATGGAGCAGATGATTGCAGATTTTGGTCAACGTCAAGAATAA
- the gla gene encoding aquaglyceroporin Gla — protein MDFTWAIKYATEFLGTAILIILGNGAVANVELKGTKGHQSGWLVIAVGYGMGVMIPALMFGNVSGNHINPAFTLGLAVSGLFSWEQVPYYILAQVLGAIFGQALVVATHRPYYLKTENPNNILGTFSTISSIDHGTKESRFAATVNGFLNEFVGSFVLFFAALGLTKNFFGAEVLQYMKQMATQAGQTVDLSELAVKAQVAPHTAAGISVAHLALGFLVMALVTSLGGPTGPGLNPARDFGPRLLHELLPKSVLGQHKGDSKWWYAWVPVVAPILAGIAAVALFKLLYL, from the coding sequence ATGGATTTTACATGGGCTATTAAATATGCCACAGAATTCTTGGGAACTGCTATTTTGATCATTCTTGGTAATGGTGCAGTTGCTAACGTTGAACTTAAAGGTACGAAAGGTCACCAAAGTGGCTGGCTCGTTATCGCGGTTGGTTATGGTATGGGGGTTATGATCCCAGCCTTGATGTTTGGTAATGTATCTGGTAACCACATCAACCCAGCTTTCACTCTTGGACTTGCTGTTAGTGGACTTTTCTCTTGGGAGCAAGTACCATATTACATCCTAGCACAAGTTTTGGGAGCAATCTTTGGTCAAGCTTTGGTTGTAGCGACTCACCGTCCTTACTACTTGAAGACAGAAAATCCAAACAATATCTTGGGTACCTTCTCAACGATTTCAAGCATCGACCACGGTACAAAAGAATCACGTTTTGCAGCTACTGTTAACGGATTCCTCAATGAGTTTGTAGGTTCATTTGTTCTTTTCTTTGCAGCACTTGGTTTGACTAAAAACTTCTTTGGTGCAGAGGTTCTTCAATACATGAAACAAATGGCTACTCAAGCTGGACAAACTGTTGATTTAAGTGAATTGGCAGTGAAAGCTCAAGTAGCTCCACATACAGCTGCTGGGATCTCAGTTGCGCACTTGGCACTTGGTTTCCTAGTGATGGCCTTGGTAACTTCACTTGGTGGACCTACTGGACCTGGTTTGAACCCAGCTCGTGACTTCGGACCACGTCTTCTTCACGAACTCCTTCCAAAATCAGTCCTTGGTCAACACAAGGGTGATTCAAAATGGTGGTATGCATGGGTTCCGGTTGTAGCTCCAATTTTAGCGGGTATTGCAGCAGTAGCACTATTCAAACTACTTTACCTATAA